From the genome of Desulfovibrio inopinatus DSM 10711, one region includes:
- a CDS encoding radical SAM protein, whose translation MIHNVKQLPGPAKICIYGAGGRGTKLLADIRAYRPDLDVLCFVDSFRPSGMFHGIPLRNIADLQQDRLDYIIISSYKYDKIVEVLSERNIALPYYVYLDLLPECSQNKYPLETSKVQYDALMHFDSLSKIPLQQLNITVTNACNCRCIFCTYQKYTEKRSVMSLQTFQKTVDFMGQHGITTVDFSPLIGETLLDPGIADKIRYAKEAGMRSIKMTTNGVLLGNDIDLLKLLIEELDTISISIPGLTREAYRDVFQVDVYDKILHGLRSAGEIKAGMRKGAHINLCHRSYRRPEAIFKDDGFLKLLPFLKSGIIFFDPGDGCVDFDNWSGALDKETLLGEMRLKKTKPSPNAFPCDFIMNSSITVLPDGAFRLCPCRFLDTIYDDLVIWKQGMEPQEQHIYGAYHKSLVEDWLHGKRPRACAQCSLYRPHPAVGTTDLLSTTEK comes from the coding sequence CGAGGAACAAAACTCTTGGCCGACATTCGAGCATACCGGCCAGACCTGGATGTCCTTTGCTTTGTTGATTCATTTCGCCCTTCAGGCATGTTCCATGGAATTCCTTTAAGAAATATAGCCGATCTTCAGCAAGACCGTCTCGATTATATCATTATCAGCTCTTATAAATATGATAAAATTGTTGAAGTACTTTCGGAGAGGAATATTGCGCTGCCATATTACGTTTATCTCGACCTTCTTCCTGAATGTAGTCAAAATAAATATCCTTTAGAAACAAGCAAAGTGCAATATGACGCTCTCATGCACTTTGATTCGTTATCGAAAATTCCGCTTCAGCAATTGAATATTACAGTTACAAACGCCTGTAACTGCCGTTGCATTTTCTGCACGTATCAAAAATATACAGAAAAACGCTCTGTCATGAGTCTACAGACGTTCCAAAAGACCGTCGATTTTATGGGTCAACATGGTATAACGACCGTTGATTTCAGCCCGCTTATAGGTGAAACGCTTCTTGATCCAGGCATTGCCGATAAAATACGCTATGCCAAAGAAGCCGGTATGCGTTCCATCAAAATGACGACGAATGGCGTTTTGTTAGGCAACGATATTGATCTGTTGAAGTTGCTGATCGAGGAACTTGATACCATATCCATCAGTATTCCGGGACTGACAAGAGAAGCATACAGAGACGTCTTCCAGGTGGACGTCTACGATAAAATCCTTCATGGACTGCGTTCAGCCGGAGAAATCAAAGCGGGAATGCGCAAAGGGGCACATATCAACTTATGTCACCGCAGTTATAGAAGACCAGAAGCAATCTTTAAAGACGACGGGTTCCTCAAGCTGCTCCCTTTTCTCAAATCCGGCATCATTTTTTTTGATCCTGGTGACGGTTGCGTAGACTTTGACAATTGGTCCGGCGCTCTCGACAAAGAAACGCTTCTGGGTGAAATGCGCCTCAAAAAAACCAAACCGTCTCCCAATGCCTTCCCATGCGATTTCATCATGAACAGCTCCATCACCGTGCTTCCTGATGGTGCCTTCCGCCTCTGTCCCTGTCGATTTCTAGACACGATCTATGATGACTTGGTCATCTGGAAACAAGGCATGGAACCGCAGGAGCAGCATATTTATGGTGCATATCACAAATCTCTTGTCGAAGATTGGCTTCACGGCAAGCGCCCTCGGGCTTGCGCGCAGTGCTCTCTTTACCGTCCGCACCCAGCTGTGGGAACAACCGACTTACTCTCAACCACCGAGAAATAA